In the Phaeobacter gallaeciensis genome, one interval contains:
- a CDS encoding class II aldolase and adducin N-terminal domain-containing protein, giving the protein MTVTDLRPDVDRQNIEHWQERVDLAATFRWTERLNMHEGVANHFSLAVNPEGTRFLMNANQMHFTRITASNLLLLDADDPATMNRPDAPDPTAWGLHGSIHRLCPHARCVMHVHSIFATVLASLADSNLPAIDQNTATFYDRYVIDDGYGGLAFEDEGARCAAMLTDPKKKVMIMGNHGVLVIGDTPGDTFNRLYYFERAAETYIRALQTGQPLRYLSDEVAEKTAAELDAYPGQAEAHLREIKAVLDSEGSTYAS; this is encoded by the coding sequence ATGACCGTCACGGATCTGCGCCCCGATGTCGACCGGCAGAATATAGAACACTGGCAGGAGCGGGTGGACCTTGCAGCGACCTTCCGCTGGACCGAGCGGCTCAATATGCACGAAGGGGTGGCGAACCATTTCAGCCTCGCGGTGAACCCCGAAGGCACGCGGTTCCTGATGAACGCCAACCAGATGCATTTCACCCGCATCACCGCCTCGAACCTGTTGCTGCTGGATGCGGATGATCCGGCCACGATGAACCGGCCCGATGCCCCCGATCCCACCGCCTGGGGGCTGCATGGCTCGATCCACCGCCTGTGCCCGCACGCGCGCTGCGTGATGCATGTGCATTCGATCTTTGCCACGGTTCTGGCCTCTCTCGCCGACAGCAACCTGCCTGCCATCGACCAGAACACCGCGACCTTCTACGACCGTTACGTAATCGACGATGGCTATGGCGGTCTTGCCTTCGAGGATGAAGGCGCCCGCTGCGCCGCCATGCTCACCGATCCCAAGAAGAAGGTGATGATCATGGGCAACCATGGGGTTCTGGTGATCGGCGACACGCCCGGCGATACCTTCAACCGGCTCTACTATTTCGAACGCGCGGCCGAGACCTATATCCGCGCCCTGCAGACCGGCCAGCCGCTGCGCTATCTGTCGGACGAAGTCGCCGAAAAGACCGCTGCCGAGCTGGACGCCTATCCCGGGCAGGCCGAAGCACACCTGCGCGAGATCAAGGCAGTACTGGACAGCGAGGGGTCAACTTACGCAAGCTGA
- a CDS encoding AMP nucleosidase, with translation MTTIRLPEHPAPETFTDAAQAVERLELLYRQSTEFLCNAFMAVMSGNAPQDQRIRAFYPEIRFTTSSFAQVDSRLSFGHVSMPGTYATTVTRPDLFRNYLIQQIGLLIKNHGQPVVIGASETPIPVHFAVASRQDLTVPQDGAAGFTLRDVFDVPDLSTTNDDIVNGTHQPANGSGPLSLFTAQRVDYSLARLAHYTATDPSHFQNHVLFTNYQFYVAEFEAYARAQLADPASGYSSFVSTGDHEITDADADIPAIAKLPQMPTYHLKRADGSGITLVNIGVGPSNAKTATDHIAVLRPHAWLMVGHCAGLRNTQALGDFVLAHAYLREDHVLDDDLPVWTPIPALAEIQIALEQAVAEVTEFEGYDLKRIMRTGTVATIDNRNWELRDQSGPVQRLSQSRAIALDMESATIAANGYRFRVPYGTLLCVSDKPLHGELKLPGMASDFYQTQVARHLQIGIRAMEQLRGMPLERLHSRKLRSFDETAFL, from the coding sequence ATGACCACCATCCGCCTGCCTGAACATCCCGCCCCCGAGACATTCACTGACGCGGCGCAGGCCGTGGAGCGGCTGGAGCTGCTTTATCGGCAGTCCACGGAGTTCCTTTGCAACGCTTTCATGGCGGTGATGTCTGGAAATGCGCCGCAGGATCAGCGTATCCGCGCCTTCTATCCTGAAATTCGCTTTACCACTTCTTCCTTTGCGCAAGTGGATTCGCGGCTCAGCTTTGGCCATGTGTCGATGCCGGGAACCTATGCCACCACGGTGACGCGCCCGGACCTGTTCCGCAATTACCTGATCCAGCAGATCGGCCTGCTGATCAAGAACCACGGACAGCCAGTGGTCATCGGTGCTTCGGAAACGCCGATCCCGGTGCATTTTGCCGTGGCCTCGCGGCAGGATCTGACGGTGCCACAGGACGGCGCCGCCGGGTTTACCCTGCGCGATGTGTTTGACGTGCCGGATCTGTCCACGACGAATGATGATATCGTCAACGGCACTCATCAGCCCGCCAATGGCAGCGGCCCCCTGTCACTGTTCACTGCGCAGCGTGTCGATTATTCGCTGGCACGGCTGGCCCATTACACGGCAACCGATCCGTCCCATTTCCAGAACCACGTGTTGTTCACCAACTACCAGTTCTACGTGGCCGAGTTCGAAGCCTATGCGCGCGCGCAGCTGGCCGATCCGGCCTCGGGCTACAGCAGTTTTGTCAGTACCGGCGATCATGAGATCACCGATGCAGATGCCGACATTCCAGCCATCGCCAAACTGCCGCAGATGCCGACCTACCATCTGAAACGGGCGGATGGCAGCGGCATCACGCTGGTTAATATCGGCGTTGGCCCGTCCAATGCCAAAACCGCCACCGATCATATCGCGGTGCTGCGGCCGCATGCCTGGCTGATGGTGGGCCATTGTGCCGGCCTCAGGAACACGCAGGCGCTGGGCGATTTTGTGCTGGCCCATGCGTACCTGCGCGAGGATCACGTGCTGGATGATGACCTGCCTGTCTGGACCCCGATCCCGGCGCTGGCGGAAATCCAGATCGCACTGGAACAGGCCGTGGCCGAGGTGACCGAGTTCGAAGGCTACGATCTGAAGCGGATCATGCGCACCGGCACCGTCGCCACCATCGACAATCGCAACTGGGAACTGCGCGACCAGTCCGGCCCGGTGCAGCGGCTCAGCCAGTCGCGCGCCATTGCGCTGGATATGGAAAGCGCGACGATCGCCGCAAATGGCTATCGCTTCCGGGTTCCCTATGGCACATTGCTCTGTGTCTCGGATAAGCCGCTGCATGGCGAGCTGAAGCTGCCCGGCATGGCGTCGGACTTCTATCAGACTCAGGTTGCGCGCCATTTGCAGATCGGAATTCGGGCAATGGAGCAGCTGCGCGGCATGCCATTGGAGCGGCTTCACAGCCGAAAACTGCGCTCTTTTGATGAAACGGCCTTCCTCTGA
- a CDS encoding GlxA family transcriptional regulator, whose product MQSWVKDRAAPQQVDVLLFDDFSGHCLANTVEPMRAANTLAGRQIYDWRFLTLEGGTAVSSAGMEVNAHGRLAEYGGDMLIAMPSYHYRPLATDKALRGLRAAARRYAVMAGFDAGAWLLASAGLLDGHRATIHWEELQGFTEAFPSVDAQRLRYVRDGDRVTCSGALAAFELMLDLIAERHGQALRLELAALFMSPEATGGQVIPLARSRSLVRAIDLMQANLEMPLPIGEVARRVGRSQKDLEARMKAELGAPPQAVYRRLRLIQARKLVLETTLSVAEISLRCGYEDPSAMTRAFRQEFGSTPRQMRRG is encoded by the coding sequence ATGCAAAGTTGGGTGAAAGATCGCGCCGCACCGCAGCAGGTGGATGTGCTGCTGTTTGATGATTTCTCGGGTCACTGTTTGGCCAATACAGTCGAGCCCATGCGCGCGGCCAATACGCTGGCCGGGCGGCAGATCTACGATTGGCGCTTTCTTACGCTGGAGGGCGGCACGGCGGTGTCTTCGGCGGGGATGGAGGTCAACGCGCACGGGCGGCTCGCTGAATACGGCGGCGACATGCTGATCGCCATGCCCAGCTATCATTACCGGCCATTGGCCACCGATAAGGCGTTGCGCGGGCTGCGGGCTGCGGCGCGGCGCTACGCGGTGATGGCGGGGTTTGATGCCGGGGCCTGGCTGCTGGCCTCTGCGGGGCTATTGGACGGGCACCGGGCTACCATCCACTGGGAAGAGTTGCAGGGTTTCACCGAGGCCTTCCCCTCGGTCGATGCGCAGCGGCTGCGTTATGTGCGGGACGGGGATCGGGTCACCTGTTCCGGCGCGCTGGCTGCCTTCGAGCTGATGCTGGATCTGATCGCGGAACGCCACGGCCAAGCGCTGCGGCTGGAGCTTGCGGCCCTGTTCATGAGCCCGGAGGCCACTGGCGGTCAGGTCATCCCACTGGCCCGCAGCCGGTCGCTGGTGCGGGCCATCGACTTGATGCAGGCCAATCTGGAGATGCCGCTGCCCATCGGAGAGGTCGCCCGCCGGGTGGGCCGCAGTCAAAAGGATCTGGAGGCGCGGATGAAGGCGGAACTGGGCGCGCCGCCGCAAGCGGTCTATCGCAGGCTGCGGCTGATACAGGCGCGCAAACTGGTGCTGGAAACCACGCTCAGCGTGGCCGAGATTTCCCTGCGTTGCGGCTATGAGGATCCCAGCGCCATGACACGTGCCTTCCGGCAGGAGTTCGGCAGTACCCCGCGCCAGATGCGCAGGGGGTAG
- the msrB gene encoding peptide-methionine (R)-S-oxide reductase MsrB has protein sequence MTRYTKDPDAIAALSDEEYYVTQKSGTERPGTGKLLHNKAPGIYVDIVSGEPLFASSDKYESGCGWPSFTKPIEPAHVAELEDRSLGMIRTEVRSAHGDSHLGHVFPDGPLDRGGLRYCINSASLRFVPLDEMEAEGYGDYIDQVEDNR, from the coding sequence ATGACGCGATACACCAAAGATCCAGATGCCATTGCCGCCCTGTCAGACGAAGAGTACTACGTCACGCAGAAATCCGGCACCGAACGCCCCGGCACGGGTAAGTTGCTGCATAACAAGGCGCCCGGTATCTATGTGGATATCGTCTCGGGGGAGCCGCTGTTTGCTTCGTCCGACAAATATGAATCCGGCTGCGGCTGGCCCAGTTTCACGAAACCCATCGAACCGGCGCATGTGGCCGAGCTGGAAGACCGCTCGCTGGGCATGATCCGCACCGAGGTCCGCTCGGCTCATGGTGACAGCCATCTGGGCCACGTGTTCCCGGATGGGCCGCTGGACCGGGGTGGCCTGCGCTATTGTATCAACTCGGCGTCACTGCGCTTCGTTCCTCTCGACGAGATGGAGGCCGAAGGCTATGGCGACTATATCGACCAAGTGGAGGATAACAGATGA
- the msrA gene encoding peptide-methionine (S)-S-oxide reductase MsrA, translating into MSNPERAVLAGGCFWGMQDLIRKRPGVIKTRVGYTGGDVPNATYRDHGTHAEGIEILFDPEKTSYRELLEFFFQIHDPTTVNRQGNDIGMSYRSAIYYVDDAQKVVAEDTIADVNASGIWPGKVVTELEPVGDFWEAEPEHQDYLERLPNGYTCHFPRPDWVLPKRADAAE; encoded by the coding sequence ATGAGCAATCCTGAACGTGCCGTCCTGGCCGGCGGTTGTTTCTGGGGCATGCAGGACCTGATCCGCAAACGCCCCGGGGTGATCAAGACCCGCGTCGGCTATACCGGCGGTGATGTCCCCAATGCCACCTACCGCGATCACGGAACCCATGCCGAAGGGATCGAAATCCTGTTTGATCCGGAAAAGACCTCTTACCGGGAACTGTTGGAGTTCTTCTTTCAGATCCACGATCCGACCACGGTGAACCGGCAGGGCAATGACATCGGGATGAGCTATCGTTCGGCCATCTACTATGTGGATGACGCGCAAAAGGTCGTGGCCGAAGACACCATTGCCGATGTGAATGCCTCGGGCATCTGGCCCGGCAAGGTGGTGACCGAACTGGAACCCGTCGGTGATTTCTGGGAGGCAGAGCCCGAGCATCAGGACTATCTGGAGCGTCTGCCCAATGGCTATACCTGCCATTTCCCGCGCCCCGACTGGGTGCTGCCAAAACGGGCAGATGCCGCAGAATAG
- a CDS encoding HU family DNA-binding protein, giving the protein MSKPMTKTQLVAALAEEMGSDKKAAGAALDAVCALITREVSNGGAVTLPGVGKIYCRERPEREVRNPATGEKFMKEADKVVKMTIAKALKDSVNEDA; this is encoded by the coding sequence ATGTCCAAACCGATGACCAAAACCCAGCTTGTCGCAGCGCTGGCTGAGGAAATGGGCAGCGATAAGAAAGCAGCTGGTGCCGCTCTGGACGCCGTCTGCGCGCTGATCACGCGTGAAGTTTCCAACGGCGGCGCCGTGACCCTGCCCGGTGTCGGAAAGATCTATTGCCGCGAGCGCCCCGAGCGCGAAGTGCGCAACCCTGCCACTGGCGAAAAGTTCATGAAAGAAGCCGACAAGGTTGTCAAAATGACCATCGCCAAGGCTCTGAAAGACAGCGTCAACGAAGACGCATAA
- a CDS encoding SDR family oxidoreductase, whose product MTKTLLCIGYGYSARALARRMLARGWRVIGTTRDLGEAQPDEDVELLQWPGANVPLEGVTHVLSSVGPNEGGDPVMEALREELVARAASGQFDWVGYLSTTAVYGDQGGAWVDEDTPVAPSSRRGNWRAQAEAAWQAIPDLPLHIFRLAGIYGPGRGPFAKLMAGKARRIVKPGQVFSRIHVEDIATILEASIDRPNPGAIYNVCDDEPAPPQDVLGYGAELLGLPVPAEVPFDEAGMTPMARSFYGENKRVRNTRIKEELGVTLAYPDYRTGLRAVKMAEDLESYTPPADPPAL is encoded by the coding sequence ATGACAAAAACACTTCTCTGTATCGGATATGGCTACTCGGCCCGGGCACTGGCGCGGCGGATGCTGGCGCGGGGCTGGCGGGTGATTGGCACCACGAGGGATCTGGGTGAGGCCCAGCCGGATGAGGACGTGGAGCTGCTGCAATGGCCCGGCGCGAACGTCCCGCTGGAGGGCGTCACCCATGTGCTCTCCTCGGTTGGTCCGAATGAGGGCGGAGATCCGGTGATGGAGGCGCTGCGGGAGGAACTGGTGGCGCGCGCGGCGTCTGGACAGTTCGACTGGGTCGGTTATCTTTCCACCACCGCGGTCTATGGAGATCAGGGCGGCGCCTGGGTGGATGAGGACACGCCCGTCGCCCCCTCCAGCCGTCGCGGCAACTGGCGCGCGCAGGCCGAGGCGGCATGGCAGGCGATCCCTGATCTACCGTTGCACATCTTTCGTCTCGCGGGCATCTACGGTCCCGGCCGCGGTCCCTTTGCCAAGCTGATGGCGGGCAAGGCGCGGCGCATCGTGAAGCCTGGACAGGTGTTTTCCCGCATCCATGTGGAGGATATCGCTACGATACTGGAGGCCTCGATCGACCGACCCAATCCGGGTGCGATCTACAATGTCTGCGATGATGAACCCGCTCCGCCGCAGGATGTGCTTGGTTACGGCGCCGAGCTGCTGGGCCTGCCGGTGCCTGCCGAAGTGCCCTTTGATGAGGCCGGGATGACCCCGATGGCGCGCAGTTTCTACGGAGAGAACAAGCGCGTTCGGAATACCCGCATCAAGGAGGAACTGGGCGTCACGCTGGCCTATCCCGATTACCGCACGGGCCTGCGCGCGGTGAAAATGGCTGAGGATCTGGAAAGCTACACGCCCCCGGCGGATCCGCCAGCCTTGTAG
- a CDS encoding DMT family transporter — MDIRAIAMGLTFALMWSSAFTSARIIVVDASPLFSLAVRFLISGLIGISIALAMGQTWRLTRGQWRATIIFGICQNALYLGLNFVAMQTIEASLAAIIASTMPLLVALASWLVFRERLKPLGIVGLLAGVVGVALIMGTRISAGVDLFGMALCGVGVLALTLATLALRGATSGGNFMMVVGLQMLIGSACLFIAAPLFEDIFVNPTLPLALAFAYTTLVPGLAATFIWVLLLNRIGAVRAATFHFLNPVFGVAIASLLLGEKLGPLDIVGVVIVTGGILAVQLSRQPGRTAKVAAKPAE, encoded by the coding sequence TTGGATATTCGTGCAATCGCCATGGGGCTGACATTTGCCCTGATGTGGTCCTCGGCTTTCACCTCGGCGCGGATCATCGTCGTGGATGCTTCGCCGCTGTTTTCCCTGGCGGTGCGGTTCCTGATCTCGGGCCTGATCGGAATTTCCATTGCGCTGGCAATGGGACAGACTTGGCGGCTGACACGCGGACAGTGGCGCGCGACCATCATTTTCGGGATTTGTCAGAATGCGCTGTATCTGGGGCTGAACTTTGTCGCCATGCAGACGATCGAAGCGTCGCTGGCGGCGATCATCGCTTCGACAATGCCTTTGCTGGTGGCGCTGGCCTCCTGGTTGGTGTTCCGGGAACGTCTGAAACCCCTGGGTATTGTCGGCCTTCTGGCCGGTGTTGTCGGCGTTGCCCTGATCATGGGCACCCGGATCAGCGCCGGGGTCGATCTGTTCGGCATGGCGCTTTGCGGTGTCGGCGTTCTGGCCCTGACCCTGGCAACTCTGGCCCTGCGCGGGGCCACATCGGGCGGCAATTTCATGATGGTGGTCGGGTTGCAGATGCTGATCGGATCGGCCTGCCTGTTCATCGCCGCGCCGCTGTTCGAGGATATCTTTGTCAATCCGACCCTGCCGCTGGCACTGGCCTTTGCCTATACCACGCTGGTGCCGGGGCTTGCCGCGACCTTTATCTGGGTGCTGCTGCTGAACCGCATTGGCGCGGTGCGTGCGGCCACCTTCCACTTTCTGAACCCGGTCTTCGGGGTGGCGATCGCCAGCCTTCTTTTGGGTGAAAAACTGGGGCCGCTGGATATTGTTGGGGTGGTGATTGTCACCGGCGGCATTCTGGCGGTGCAATTGTCCCGTCAGCCGGGCAGAACGGCCAAAGTCGCAGCGAAACCCGCGGAATAG
- a CDS encoding hydantoinase/oxoprolinase N-terminal domain-containing protein, whose amino-acid sequence MALLLGVDTGGTYTDAVLIRDEEEVIASAKSLTTRHDLAIGVGGAVRAVLAQSGVAAQDVSMAALSTTLATNALVEGQGGRVALIYIGFAPEDLERHGLRDALKGDPALVLAGGHTHAGSEAAPFDKDALMAFLETESAGVSGYAVAGVFATRNPAHELEAARIITEVTGAPVTCSHQLSAKLNGPKRALTAVLNARLIGMIDRLIGRAQHTLADLGITAPMMVVRGDGALMSAEQARERPIETILSGPAASIVGARWMTGVDTALVSDIGGTTTDVALIRDGKPAIDPAGARVGDYRTMVEAVAMRTTGLGGDSQIHIQSEGLNGGVTLGPRRVVPVSLIAHQAPEVVHAALDRQVNATVVGEHDGRFVRAIPGQPTSGLGEREAALLERIGTDVHPLGAVLRTRMEQGALNRLVDRGLVQLAGVTPSDASHVLGRLNDWDSAAAEKALSIFARRRIGSGDPLAPDAQTLAGMIIDQLTEQTSLALLETAFAEESDTFGLPADQLARHVLLRRGLENHRGMLSLSAALNVDVVGLGASAPSYYPAVGERLHCRMILPEHAGVANAIGAVVGRVTLRRSGTVTSPAEGKFRVHLEDGPQDFNASEDALALLETHLSQEAEKEARAAGAEDIHVHVERDIRTAQVEAREVFVEAFITAEASGRPRVALG is encoded by the coding sequence ATGGCGCTGCTACTCGGTGTGGATACGGGCGGAACCTATACGGATGCGGTGCTGATCCGCGACGAGGAAGAGGTGATCGCATCGGCAAAATCTCTGACCACCCGCCACGATCTAGCCATTGGCGTCGGTGGTGCGGTACGGGCGGTGCTGGCGCAATCCGGCGTTGCGGCGCAGGATGTCTCGATGGCAGCACTGTCGACAACACTCGCCACCAATGCGCTGGTCGAAGGGCAAGGTGGGCGGGTGGCGCTGATCTATATCGGCTTTGCCCCCGAAGATCTGGAACGTCACGGGTTGCGCGATGCGCTGAAAGGCGATCCGGCGCTGGTGCTGGCGGGCGGTCATACTCATGCGGGCAGCGAGGCTGCGCCGTTTGATAAAGACGCGTTAATGGCCTTTTTAGAGACTGAATCGGCAGGGGTGAGCGGCTATGCCGTGGCCGGTGTCTTTGCCACCCGCAACCCTGCGCATGAGCTGGAGGCTGCCCGGATCATCACCGAGGTGACCGGGGCGCCAGTCACCTGTTCGCATCAGCTGTCGGCAAAACTCAACGGGCCGAAACGGGCGCTGACAGCGGTGCTGAACGCGCGGCTGATCGGAATGATCGACCGGCTGATCGGGCGGGCACAGCACACATTGGCGGATCTTGGTATCACGGCACCCATGATGGTCGTGCGCGGCGATGGCGCCCTGATGTCGGCAGAACAGGCGCGGGAACGCCCCATCGAAACCATCCTCAGCGGCCCGGCAGCCTCGATCGTCGGCGCGCGCTGGATGACCGGGGTCGACACCGCGCTGGTCAGTGATATCGGCGGCACCACCACCGATGTCGCGCTGATCCGGGACGGCAAACCGGCCATCGACCCTGCCGGGGCGCGGGTCGGAGATTACCGAACCATGGTAGAGGCTGTGGCCATGCGCACCACTGGCCTTGGCGGCGATAGCCAGATCCATATCCAGAGCGAAGGGCTGAACGGCGGGGTAACTCTGGGTCCGCGCCGTGTGGTTCCGGTCTCGCTGATCGCCCATCAGGCGCCAGAGGTGGTGCATGCGGCGCTGGACCGGCAGGTCAACGCGACGGTTGTCGGGGAACACGACGGCAGGTTTGTCCGGGCGATCCCGGGTCAGCCGACCAGCGGCCTTGGTGAGCGGGAGGCGGCGCTGCTGGAGCGGATCGGCACCGATGTTCACCCCCTTGGCGCCGTGCTGCGCACCCGGATGGAGCAAGGCGCCCTGAACCGGCTGGTGGATCGCGGGTTGGTGCAGCTGGCCGGCGTCACCCCGTCGGATGCCTCCCATGTGCTGGGCCGCCTGAACGATTGGGACAGCGCAGCCGCCGAAAAGGCGTTGTCCATCTTTGCTCGCCGCCGCATCGGCAGTGGCGATCCGCTGGCCCCGGATGCCCAGACGCTGGCGGGCATGATTATCGACCAGCTGACAGAACAGACATCATTAGCCTTGTTAGAGACTGCTTTTGCCGAAGAAAGCGACACATTCGGATTGCCCGCAGATCAGTTGGCCCGCCACGTTCTGCTGCGCAGGGGGCTGGAAAATCACCGGGGCATGCTGTCGCTCAGCGCGGCGCTGAACGTGGATGTGGTGGGGCTTGGGGCCTCGGCCCCCAGTTACTACCCGGCGGTGGGGGAACGCCTGCATTGCCGGATGATCCTGCCCGAACATGCGGGCGTCGCCAATGCCATCGGCGCCGTCGTCGGCCGCGTCACCCTGCGCCGCAGCGGCACCGTGACTTCCCCTGCCGAGGGGAAATTCCGGGTACATCTGGAGGATGGGCCGCAGGATTTCAACGCCTCTGAGGACGCGCTGGCCTTGCTTGAAACCCATCTGAGCCAAGAGGCAGAGAAAGAGGCCCGCGCCGCAGGCGCCGAGGATATCCATGTGCATGTGGAGCGGGATATCCGCACCGCCCAGGTCGAGGCGCGCGAGGTCTTCGTCGAAGCCTTCATCACCGCCGAGGCCAGCGGCCGCCCGCGCGTGGCACTTGGCTGA
- a CDS encoding glutathione peroxidase: MVRIWVLTALLMVGQMVQAAPVGGVFASIDGGKIDISSFRGQPVLVVNTASRCGFTKQYDGLQTLYDRYKDRGLVVLAVPSNDFKQELSSAEEVKEFCALNYDLTLPMTDITPVRGDGAHPFFRAVRAETGFEPGWNFNKILIAADGTVAGTWGSITRPLSGQITGAVEANLRR, from the coding sequence ATGGTTCGAATATGGGTACTGACGGCGCTGTTGATGGTGGGACAGATGGTGCAGGCGGCACCTGTCGGGGGCGTCTTTGCCTCCATCGATGGCGGCAAGATCGACATATCATCCTTCCGGGGGCAACCGGTTCTGGTGGTGAACACCGCCTCGCGCTGCGGCTTCACCAAGCAATACGACGGGCTGCAAACGCTCTATGACCGATACAAGGACCGCGGCCTAGTGGTGCTGGCCGTGCCGTCGAATGATTTCAAACAGGAATTGTCCAGCGCCGAAGAGGTCAAGGAATTCTGCGCCCTGAACTATGATCTGACCCTGCCGATGACCGACATCACCCCGGTGCGGGGCGATGGGGCGCATCCGTTCTTCCGGGCGGTGCGGGCGGAAACCGGATTTGAGCCGGGCTGGAACTTCAACAAGATCCTGATCGCCGCCGATGGCACGGTTGCGGGCACCTGGGGTTCCATCACGCGGCCTCTGTCGGGGCAGATCACCGGCGCCGTCGAAGCCAACCTGCGGCGATAA
- the ade gene encoding adenine deaminase → MTQTAFPSWPDSAPKLIEVAAGRAPADTVIRQGRWVNVHTREVLDGHDIAIVAGRIAYVGPDASYCTGPETEVIEANGRFMVPGLCDAHMHIESGMLTPAEFARAVIPHGTTSMFTDPHEIANVLGLDGVRMMHDEALMQPVNIFTQMPSCAPSAPGLETTGYEITAEDVAEAMTWPGIIGLGEMMNFPGVANADPKMLAEIAATQRAGKTVGGHYASPDLGPDFAAYVAGGPADDHEGTCEADAIARVRQGMRSMMRLGSAWYDVESQITAVTEKGLDPRNFILCTDDCHSGTLVHDGHMNRVVRHAIACGCDPVIALQMATINTATHFGLERELGSITPGRRADVILTSDLRELPIELVIARGQIVAENGSITVECPHYDWPESATGTVHLGHALSAGDFELKAPEGANSVTANVIGVVENQAPTKALKAELPVVEGLVEGSGEVCQIALVERHQATGGVTNAFVSGFGYQGSMAMASTVAHDSHHMIVVGTDREQMALAANRLAEVGGGITLFRDGEELALVELPIAGLMSSSPATEVAAKAQKMVEAMEACGCKLNNAYMQHSLLALVVIPELRISDLGLVDVRTFKKIPVLEPIS, encoded by the coding sequence ATGACACAGACCGCATTTCCCAGCTGGCCCGATTCCGCCCCGAAACTGATCGAAGTTGCCGCAGGCCGCGCGCCCGCAGATACGGTGATCCGTCAGGGCAGATGGGTGAATGTCCACACCCGTGAAGTGCTGGACGGGCACGACATCGCCATCGTCGCGGGGCGCATTGCCTATGTCGGGCCGGACGCCTCTTATTGCACCGGACCAGAGACAGAGGTGATCGAGGCCAACGGTCGCTTTATGGTTCCCGGCCTGTGCGATGCCCATATGCATATCGAATCCGGCATGCTGACTCCGGCGGAATTTGCCCGCGCGGTGATCCCGCATGGCACCACCTCGATGTTCACCGACCCGCATGAGATTGCTAATGTTCTGGGCCTTGATGGCGTGCGTATGATGCATGACGAGGCGCTGATGCAGCCGGTCAATATCTTCACCCAGATGCCCAGCTGCGCGCCTTCGGCGCCGGGGCTGGAAACCACCGGATATGAAATCACCGCCGAAGACGTGGCCGAGGCGATGACATGGCCCGGCATCATCGGTCTGGGTGAGATGATGAACTTCCCCGGCGTCGCCAACGCCGATCCCAAGATGCTGGCGGAAATCGCCGCCACCCAACGGGCAGGTAAAACAGTAGGCGGGCATTATGCCTCTCCCGATCTGGGACCGGATTTCGCGGCCTATGTGGCCGGTGGCCCGGCGGATGATCACGAAGGTACCTGCGAAGCCGATGCCATCGCCCGGGTCCGTCAGGGCATGCGGTCAATGATGCGGCTGGGCTCGGCCTGGTATGACGTCGAAAGCCAGATCACCGCTGTGACGGAAAAGGGCCTGGATCCGCGCAACTTCATTCTCTGCACCGATGACTGCCATTCCGGCACGCTGGTGCACGATGGCCATATGAACCGGGTGGTGCGCCACGCCATCGCCTGCGGCTGCGATCCGGTAATCGCGCTGCAGATGGCGACCATCAACACGGCGACGCACTTTGGGCTGGAGCGCGAGCTTGGCTCGATCACCCCTGGGCGGCGCGCGGATGTAATCCTGACCTCGGACCTGCGCGAATTGCCCATCGAACTGGTGATCGCGCGTGGGCAGATCGTGGCAGAAAACGGCTCTATTACTGTTGAATGCCCGCACTATGACTGGCCAGAGAGCGCCACGGGTACCGTGCATCTGGGCCACGCGCTGTCGGCGGGTGATTTTGAACTGAAGGCGCCGGAGGGGGCGAACTCGGTTACCGCCAATGTGATTGGCGTGGTAGAGAACCAGGCCCCGACCAAGGCGCTGAAGGCGGAATTGCCAGTGGTCGAAGGGCTGGTCGAAGGCAGCGGCGAGGTCTGCCAGATCGCTTTGGTCGAACGCCATCAGGCCACGGGCGGCGTCACCAACGCCTTTGTCTCGGGCTTTGGCTATCAGGGGTCCATGGCGATGGCTTCGACCGTGGCGCATGACAGCCACCACATGATCGTGGTTGGCACCGACCGGGAGCAGATGGCGCTGGCCGCAAATCGCCTGGCCGAGGTCGGCGGCGGTATCACCCTGTTCCGCGACGGAGAGGAGCTGGCGCTGGTCGAATTGCCCATCGCGGGCCTGATGTCCAGCAGCCCAGCGACCGAGGTTGCCGCCAAGGCGCAGAAGATGGTCGAGGCGATGGAGGCCTGTGGCTGCAAGCTGAACAACGCCTATATGCAGCATTCGCTATTGGCGCTGGTGGTAATTCCTGAGCTGCGGATTTCAGATCTGGGGCTGGTGGATGTGCGCACATTCAAGAAAATCCCCGTGTTAGAGCCGATTTCATGA